A window of the Candidatus Poseidoniia archaeon genome harbors these coding sequences:
- a CDS encoding aspartate 1-decarboxylase: MSHSITVLKSKLHNAVVTHALKDYVGSVALSQDLIDLGKFRIHEQVHLWNITQGTRLVTYVMKYEGEDRGIICVNGAAAHLANSGDKVILATFAEIDSEESWKPHVVIMNDENRIDEREEEKAEDLDNYDLRCDI; encoded by the coding sequence GTGTCTCACAGTATAACAGTTCTGAAATCTAAATTGCACAATGCGGTAGTAACACACGCTCTCAAAGACTATGTGGGTTCTGTTGCGCTAAGCCAGGACTTGATTGATTTGGGCAAATTTCGAATTCATGAACAAGTACACCTGTGGAACATAACACAAGGCACTCGACTGGTCACCTACGTCATGAAATATGAAGGAGAAGATAGAGGTATAATCTGTGTGAATGGTGCAGCAGCACATCTTGCTAATTCAGGAGACAAAGTTATTCTTGCTACATTTGCAGAAATAGATTCGGAGGAATCTTGGAAACCTCACGTAGTCATCATGAATGATGAAAATCGTATTGATGAACGTGAAGAGGAAAAAGCAGAGGATTTGGATAACTATGATTTGAGGTGTGACATTTGA
- the had gene encoding 6-hydroxycyclohex-1-ene-1-carbonyl-CoA dehydrogenase, which translates to MNTIKAWQMVAKSQPFELGTIPVQKLEKNEVLVEVAGCGVCHTDLSFWHYGVPTRHEIPLVLGHEISGTVVAGVSDLIGKPVIIPAVMPCGGCDLCETGRSNICQKQQMPGNDFHGGFASHTVVPAQYLAEVPVSVLSKHSLPELAVIADAISTPYQVMLKSGIQEGDFAIIIGVGGVGIYGAQLASVFGGKVLALDISQEKLDQLGQIGIGQTLNISDMGIREIKKAVKEKCQEMGAPPNRWKIYEMSGTRAGQELAFALMGIASTLSIVGFTMDKLEVRLSNLMAFDATLIGTWGCKPELYNNVLGLVDEGKIEIKPFTETFPMSQINEIFKKTLEHQLSRRSVMIPDF; encoded by the coding sequence ATGAATACAATAAAGGCATGGCAAATGGTTGCTAAAAGCCAGCCCTTTGAGCTAGGAACGATTCCGGTCCAAAAGTTAGAAAAGAATGAGGTACTCGTGGAAGTAGCTGGCTGTGGCGTGTGTCATACGGATCTGAGTTTCTGGCATTATGGGGTCCCTACCCGTCATGAGATTCCCCTAGTCCTAGGGCATGAAATCAGCGGGACTGTTGTTGCGGGAGTATCTGACCTTATTGGCAAGCCGGTTATTATCCCTGCAGTGATGCCATGTGGGGGATGTGATCTTTGCGAGACGGGGAGAAGTAATATTTGTCAAAAACAGCAAATGCCAGGAAATGATTTTCATGGTGGATTTGCGAGTCATACAGTGGTACCAGCACAGTATCTGGCAGAAGTACCTGTTTCCGTTCTGTCAAAACACAGTCTTCCTGAACTTGCTGTAATTGCCGATGCCATTTCAACACCTTATCAGGTGATGCTAAAGAGTGGAATCCAGGAAGGTGATTTTGCAATCATAATTGGAGTTGGGGGTGTAGGGATTTATGGGGCTCAACTTGCAAGTGTTTTCGGAGGAAAAGTACTGGCACTGGACATCTCACAGGAAAAACTGGATCAACTCGGCCAAATAGGTATAGGGCAGACACTGAATATATCTGACATGGGTATAAGAGAAATAAAAAAGGCTGTAAAGGAGAAATGTCAAGAGATGGGTGCACCACCCAATCGCTGGAAAATTTACGAGATGTCTGGAACTAGAGCAGGTCAAGAGTTGGCATTTGCACTGATGGGGATTGCTAGTACCTTATCTATTGTTGGTTTCACCATGGACAAACTAGAAGTGCGTCTTAGCAACCTAATGGCGTTTGATGCAACCTTGATTGGTACTTGGGGATGTAAGCCTGAATTATACAATAACGTTCTGGGACTAGTCGATGAGGGAAAAATTGAAATAAAACCATTTACTGAAACCTTTCCCATGTCGCAAATCAACGAAATCTTTAAAAAGACCTTGGAACACCAATTAAGCAGACGTTCGGTGATGATTCCAGATTTTTGA
- the oah gene encoding 6-oxocyclohex-1-ene-1-carbonyl-CoA hydratase, which produces MEQKMNNNLASHNLVETNFKEIIYESRPCLDNDGKAVNGLNNAWILLNNPEQYNSYTTAAVKEIILAFRAASNDRSVVAVVFSAVGDTAFCTGGNTKEYAEYYAGNPQEYKQYMRLFNDMVSAILMCDKPVINRVNGMRIAGGQEIGMACDFSIAQDLARFGQAGPKHGSAPDGGSTDFLHLFVGAELAMLSCTVCEPWSAHEALRHGLLSEIVPALKVDGKFIPNPLVRTDRWISKCKGEIIFGLPRKGKALDEAKAILKKGEIDLSLLDSTVEKMCTKLMLTFPNCLSKTLNSVRKKKLEHWDRNKESNRDWLALNMMTEAKAGFRAFNEGQKGNREVDFIKLRQMLAEGLPWDGDMLKAILPR; this is translated from the coding sequence TTGGAGCAAAAAATGAATAACAACTTGGCAAGTCACAATCTGGTCGAAACAAATTTCAAAGAAATAATCTATGAGTCACGCCCCTGTCTGGACAATGACGGAAAGGCGGTTAATGGACTGAACAATGCATGGATTTTACTGAATAATCCTGAGCAGTATAACTCTTACACAACCGCGGCCGTGAAGGAGATTATTTTGGCATTTCGAGCGGCATCCAATGACCGCAGTGTTGTTGCAGTTGTATTCTCAGCTGTAGGCGATACGGCATTCTGTACTGGCGGAAATACAAAAGAATATGCTGAGTATTATGCAGGCAATCCACAAGAATATAAACAATATATGCGTCTGTTCAACGACATGGTTTCTGCTATTCTGATGTGTGACAAACCCGTAATCAATCGAGTGAATGGAATGCGAATCGCCGGCGGTCAGGAAATCGGAATGGCTTGTGATTTCTCGATTGCACAGGACCTGGCCCGTTTCGGGCAGGCTGGCCCGAAGCATGGTAGCGCTCCCGACGGTGGCTCAACTGATTTTCTGCATCTGTTTGTTGGTGCGGAATTGGCAATGCTTTCCTGTACAGTATGCGAACCATGGAGCGCGCACGAAGCACTACGGCATGGATTACTGTCAGAAATAGTACCTGCTCTGAAAGTTGACGGTAAGTTCATTCCAAACCCACTAGTCAGAACAGATAGATGGATCAGCAAGTGCAAGGGTGAAATCATCTTTGGCCTCCCCAGAAAAGGAAAAGCGCTGGACGAAGCAAAAGCAATACTGAAAAAGGGTGAAATAGATCTATCATTGCTTGACAGTACCGTGGAAAAAATGTGTACTAAACTGATGTTGACATTCCCCAATTGCTTGAGTAAAACCCTCAACTCCGTCCGCAAGAAAAAGCTGGAACACTGGGACAGAAACAAGGAGAGCAACCGCGATTGGCTGGCGTTAAATATGATGACAGAAGCAAAGGCTGGTTTCAGGGCATTCAATGAGGGTCAGAAAGGAAACCGCGAAGTGGACTTCATCAAGCTACGGCAGATGCTGGCTGAAGGGCTGCCATGGGATGGCGATATGCTCAAGGCAATTTTACCCAGGTAA